One window of Chryseobacterium indologenes genomic DNA carries:
- a CDS encoding META domain-containing protein produces MKNLFLSICTAAVLASCGSMTSPSASKVGKAQPALANTKWTLAETVKGKVPTLNIEGEKITGNAGCNNYFGTASIDPSTGGFTAGQMGSTKMMCNNIGVEQNFMDMMGKANKYVISGNTLELYKDNLLLLKFTKSE; encoded by the coding sequence ATGAAAAATCTTTTTTTAAGCATATGTACAGCTGCAGTATTGGCTTCATGTGGATCTATGACAAGCCCGTCTGCTTCTAAAGTAGGAAAAGCTCAGCCTGCTCTTGCCAACACAAAATGGACACTGGCTGAAACGGTAAAAGGAAAAGTTCCGACATTGAATATTGAAGGAGAGAAAATCACAGGAAATGCCGGATGTAATAACTATTTCGGAACGGCTAGCATAGATCCGTCTACAGGAGGATTTACAGCAGGACAAATGGGATCTACAAAAATGATGTGTAACAACATCGGAGTAGAGCAGAACTTTATGGATATGATGGGAAAAGCAAATAAATATGTGATTTCCGGAAATACTTTAGAATTGTATAAAGACAATCTTTTATTATTGAAATTCACTAAATCTGAATAA